The following coding sequences are from one Loxodonta africana isolate mLoxAfr1 chromosome 18, mLoxAfr1.hap2, whole genome shotgun sequence window:
- the KRT25 gene encoding keratin, type I cytoskeletal 25, with product MSLRLSSGSRRPCPRPTTGSLRLSSGGASFGAGNACGIPGLGSGFSCAFGGSSSGGNVGGSNSCASFTLNEGGLLSGNEKVTMQNLNDRLASYLDNVRALEEANADLEQKIKGWYEKYGPGSCRGLDHDYSRYFPIIEDLKNQIITSTTSNASAVVQIDNARLTADDFRLKYENELALHQSVEADVNGLRRVLDEITLCRTDLEIQYETLSEEMTYLKKNHKEEMKVLRCAAGGNVNVEMNAAPGVDLTVLLNNMRAEYEDLAEQNRRDAEAWFNEKSASLQQQISEDVGATTSARSELTEMKRTLQTLEIELQSLLATKHSLECSLTETEGNYCAQLAQIQAQIGALEEQLHQVRTETEGQKLEYEQLLDIKVHLEKEIETYCLLIDGDDGACKSGAFKSKDYGSGNVGNQGKDPTKALAVKKVLEEVDQRSKILTTRLHSLEEKSQNN from the exons ATGTCTCTCCGGCTTTCCAGCGGATCCAGAAGGCCCTGTCCCCGACCCACCACAGGATCGCTCAGGCTCTCCAGTGGGGGAGCCAGCTTTGGGGCTGGAAATGCTTGCGGCATACCTGGACTTGGAAGTGGCTTCTCTTGCGCCTTTGGTGGCAGCTCATCGGGAGGAAATGTGGGAGGAAGCAATTCCTGCGCCAGCTTTACTCTGAACGAAGGGGGCCTCCTTTCTGGTAATGAGAAGGTGACCATGCAGAACCTCAATGACCGCCTGGCGTCCTACCTGGACAATGTGCGTGCTCTGGAGGAGGCAAATGCAGACCTAGAGCAGAAGATCAAGGGGTGGTATGAGAAATATGGCCCTGGTTCCTGCCGTGGTCTTGATCACGACTATAGTAGGTATTTCCCAATAATCGAAGATCTTAAAAATCAG ATCATCACCTCCACCACCAGCAATGCTAGTGCTGTTGTACAGATCGACAATGCCAGGCTGACAGCTGATGATTTCAGACTCAA GTATGAAAACGAGCTGGCTCTTCACCAGAGTGTAGAGGCTGATGTCAACGGGTTGCGCAGAGTTCTGGATGAAATAACCCTGTGCAGAACAGACCTGGAGATTCAGTATGAAACCCTGAGTGAGGAGATGACTTACCTCAAAAAGAACCATAAAGAG GAAATGAAAGTTCTGCGGTGCGCCGCTGGAGGCAACGTGAACGTGGAGATGAACGCGGCCCCGGGGGTGGACCTCACCGTCCTGCTGAACAATATGCGCGCTGAGTACGAAGACCTTGCAGAGCAGAACCGCAGGGATGCCGAAGCCTGGTTCAATGAAAAG AGTGCTTCGCTGCAACAGCAAATCTCTGAGGATGTTGGGGCCACAACCTCAGCCAGGAGTGAGCTGACAGAAATGAAGCGCACTCTTCAAACGTTGGAAATTGAACTGCAGTCTCTCTTAGCCACG aagcaCTCCCTGGAGTGTTCCTTGACAGAGACAGAAGGCAACTACTGTGCGCAGCTCGCACAGATCCAGGCTCAGATCGGGGCCCTGGAAGAGCAGCTGCATCAGGTCAGAACCGAGACGGAGGGTCAGAAACTCGAATATGAGCAGCTCCTCGACATCAAGGTCCATCTGGAGAAGGAGATCGAGACCTACTGTCTCCTAATAGATGGAGATGATGG GGCTTGCAAGTCTGGAGCTTTCAAGTCTAAAGATTATGGTTCTGGAAATGTGGGAAATCAAGGGAAAG aTCCAACCAAAGCCTTAGCGGTTAAGAAAGTTCTTGAGGAGGTCGACCAACGCAGCAAGATACTTACCACCAGGCTCCACTCCCTGGAAGAGAAATCTCAGAACAATTAA